AGTCGGGCGACGCGCAGCGTGCACTCGACGCATCGACGAAGGCGTATCAACTCGCAGTGATCCGCTATAAGGCCGGGCTGTCGCCGCAGTTGCAGGTGCTGACCGCCGACCAGAACCGGCTCGCTGCCGAACAGACCGTGACCAATCTGAAGATGCGCCGCCGCGATCAGCAGATCGGTCTGATCTCTGCACTGGGCGGTGGCTTCGACGCCACGCAGACTGGCCTGACGGTACCGACGGACGGCAAGGCGGCACCGGGCGGTGCAGGGCCGACCGCGACGGCAACCCAGGCCGCGAATTAATTCCACACACGCTTGAACGACAAGACAGAAAGAACCCGGAGCCCATCCATGAGCACCCCTCAGCAACCTGCCGCAAGCGCACAACCGGCGAACAACGGCAAACGCAAACGGATGATGACGCTGCTCGTCATCGTGATCCTGATCGCCGCGATCGCGTACGGCCTGTACTACTTCCTCGTCGCGCGCTTCCATGAAGACACCGACGACGCGTACGTGAACGGCAACGTCGTGCAGATCACGCCGCAAGTCACCGGCACGGTGATCGCCGTGAACGCAGACGATACGCAGACCGTGAAGATCGGCGACCCGGTCGTCGTACTTGACCCGGCCGACTCGCGCGTCGCGCTGCAGCAGGCCGAAGCGCAGCTTGCGCAGACCGTGCGCCAGGTGCGCGGTCTGTTCGCCGACGACAACCAGTATCAGGCGCAAGTCGCCGTTCGCCAGTCCGACCTGTCGCGTGCGCAGGACGATCTGCGCCGCCGGATGACGGTTGCGCAGACGGGCGCCGTATCGCAGGAAGAAATCTCGCACGCACGCGACGCAGTGAAAAGCGCGCAGGCCGGGCTCGACGCCGCGCAGCAGCAGCTCGCATCGAATCGCGCGCTGACCGCGAACACGACCATCGCCGATCACCCGAACGTGCTCGCCGCCGCCGCGAAGGTTCGCGACGCGTACCTCGCGAACGCGCGCAACACGCTGCCCGCGCCGGTCACCGGTTATGTCGCGAAGCGCTCGGTGCAGGTCGGCCAGCGCGTGTCGCCGGGCTCGCCGCTGATGGCGATCGTGCCGCTGAACTCCGTGTGGGTCGACGCGAACTTCAAGGAAGTGCAGCTGAAGTACATGCGCATCGGCCAGCCGGTCGAACTCACCGCCGACGTCTACGGTTCGTCGGTCAAGTACGAGGGCAAGGTCGTCGGCTTCTCGGCAGGCACGGGCTCGGCGTTCTCGCTGCTGCCGGCGCAGAACGCGACCGGTAACTGGATCAAGGTCGTGCAGCGTCTGCCAGTGCGGATCGCAATCGATCCGAAGCAGCTCGAACAGCATCCGCTGCGTATCGGCCTGTCGATGCAGGTCGACGTGACCATCAAGGACGAATCGGGCGGCGAACTCGGCAACGCGCCGAACACCGTCTACCAGACCGACGTATTCGCGAAGTACGGCGACGAAGCCGATGCGGAAATCGCGCGCATCATCGCGGCGAACGCGGGGCCGAACTCGGGCTTGCCGCAGAAGGCGGCGAGCGGTGACGCGAAGCCCGCCGCGAAGCTGATGTAAGCGGCACAGCCGGTCAACGCAAAGGTTTTTCTACGCATGGCTCAAGCTCAGGCGCAACTCCCTCACCCGCCGCTCGAGGGTGCGCAACTGGTGATCGGCACCATCGCGGTGTCGCTCGCCGTTTTCATGAACGTGCTCGACACGTCGATCGCGAACGTGTCGATCCCGTCGATCTCCGGCGATCTCGGCGTGTCGTCCGATCAAGGCACGTGGGTCATCACGTCGTTCGCGGTCGCCAACGCGATCTCGGTGCCACTTACCGGCTGGCTCACCGACCGTATCGGTCAGGTGCGACTGTTCATGGCGTCAATCGTGCTGTTCGTGATCTCGTCGTGGATGTGCGGTCTCGCGCCGACACTGCCGTTCCTGCTCGCGTCGCGTGTGCTGCAGGGCGCGGTGGCCGGTCCGATGATTCCGCTGTCGCAGACGCTGCTGCTCGCGAGCTATCCGCGCGCGAAGGCGCCGATGGCGCTGTCGATGTGGGCGATGACGACGCTGACCGCGCCTGTTGCAGGGCCGATTCTCGGCGGCTGGATTTCGGACAATATCTCGTGGCCGTGGATCTTCTACGTGAACATCCCGGTCGGCGCCGTCGCCGCGCTCGCTACGTGGATGATCTTTCGCAAGCGCGATTCGGTCGTGAAGAAAGCGCCGATCGACGGCGTGGGTCTCGCGCTGCTGATCACGTGGGTCGGCTCGCTGCAGGTCATGCTCGACAAGGGCAAGGATCTCGACTGGTTCTCGTCGACCACGGTCGTCGTGCTTGCACTGACCGCCGTGATTGCGTTCGCGTTCTTCGTCGTGTGGGAGTTGACCGCGGAGCATCCGGTCGTCGACCTGTCGCTGTTCCGGCTACGCAACTTCACCGGCGGCACGGTTGCGCTCGCGATCGGCTATGGGCTGTACTTCGGCAATCTCGTGTTGCTGCCACTGTGGCTGCAGACCGACATCGGCTATACCGCAACCGACGCCGGTCTCGTGATGGCACCAGTCGGCCTGTTCGCGATCCTGCTGTCGCCGCTCACCGGCAAGATCCTGCCGCGCACCGACCCGCGCTATATCGCGACGGCATCGTTCCTGATCTTCGCTTTGATCTTCTGGATGCGCTCGCGCTACACGACGGACGTCGACGAGTTTTCGCTGATGCTGCCCACGTTGATCCAGGGCATCGGGATGGCGGGCTTCTTCATTCCGCTCGTGTCGATCACGCTGTCGGGACTGCCCGGCAATCGCATTCCGGCCGCATCGGGACTATCGAACTTCGTGCGGATCATGTGCGGTGGCATCGGCACGTCGATCTTTCAGACTGCGTGGGACCATCGCACCACCATGCATCACGCGCAGCTGACCGAGCAGGCGAACGTGTACAACCCGGTGTTCACGCAATCCATGCAACAGATGCAGAACTCGGGCTTCAGTCAGTCGCAGGCACACGGCCTGTTCAACTCGATGGTCACACAGCAGGCGGCGCAGCTCGGCGTGAACGATATATTCTTTATTTCTGCCGGCATTTTCGTCGCGCTGGTCGGGTTGATCTGGATCACCAAGCCCGAACGTGCGGGCGGCGGCGATGCGAGTGCGGCCGCGTCTGCGGCGCATTGAGTCGCATGCTGCCACGATAAACACGCGACGATAAAAAAGGCCGTGCTGCTTTCAAAAGCAGCACGGCCTTTTTCTTTATCTCTATGCTCGCCGAAAATCCGGCAGGCTCAAAAATCAACCTGCCGTGACGACCAGCCGTTCCGGCGCAAGCACCCCGCTCGCTATTCTCGCGACACCCAGCAGCCGGTTCTCCGCATCGTAGACGCGCACGCGCGGTACGTCGTCTTGCGACAGCGCGCTGCCTACCTCTTCCAGCCGCAGCCGCTGCCCTTGCAGGAAACGTCGCGTGGCGGTTTCGTCGAGGTGAACGGCGGGAAACGTCGACAGCAATGCATCGACGGGTTGCAGCCACGCGTCGCGCTCATCCGCCGTCGCATCGGACAGCGCGTCGAGCGTGACGGCGTGTTCAAGCGTCAGTGCACCGACACCGGTCCGCCGCAACGCGACCAGATGCGCGCCGCAGCCGAGCGTCTCGCCGATATCCTCGGCGAGCGTGCGCACATACGTGCCCTTGCTGCACGTGACGCGAAACGTCACGTCGGGCAACGCACACGCGAGCAGTTCGAGCTGATGAATCGTCACGGCCCGGCCTTCGCGCTCGACGACCTGCCCTGCCCGCGCGTATTCGTACAACGGTTTACCGTCGCGCTTCAACGCGGAGTACATCGGCGGCACCTGCACGATATCGCCGCGAAAACGCGCGAGCGCGGCCAGCACGTCGTGTTCATTGCAGCCGACGTCACGCGTTTCCACTGCTTCGCCTTCCGCGTCGCCGGTCGTCGTCCGGACACCGAGACGCATCGTCGCTTCATACGTCTTGTCCGCTTCGAGCAGATCCTGCGAAAACTTCGTCGCCTCGCCGAAACAGAGCGGCAGCAGACCCGACGCGAGCGGATCGAGCGTTCCCGTGTGCCCCGCTTTCTTCGCGAGATACAGACGCTTCGCACGAATCAGCGCGTCGTTGCTCGACAGTCCGATCGGCTTGTCGAGCAGCAGCACGCCGTCGAGCAACCGACGCGGGATGCGGGGACGCTCGGGTGCGCGCTCAGTTGCGCGTTTAGGTCCGGTCATGGTGTGGGGGGAATAAGAGAGTCCGGCGCGGTTGCGCGTAGCAACCGCGGTCCGGGAAAACGATGCGCTCAGTCGTCTTTCGCGCGACTGGCGTTCGCTTCGTCGATCAGGCGGGACATCTCGACCGCTTTCTCGATCGTCTTGTCGTAGTGGAAATGCAGCGTCGGCACCGTGTGGATGTGCAGTCGCTTGAACAACTGGTTATGCAGATGGCCGGCCGCGTGAATCAGCGCTTCCAGCGTCTGCTGCGGATCGCCGGTCAGCGTCGTGAAGAAGATCTTCGCGTGCGCATAGTCGGGCGTGAGCTCGACGCTCTGGATCGTGACGATGCCGATGCGCGGGTCTTTGACCTCGCGCAGAAGCTCGGACAGATCGCGCTGGATCTGATCCGCGATCTGCACGTTGCGATTGGGGGAGCTACGTTTCTTGGGCATGGTGAATTCGTGTTCCGTTCGACCGGACAGCAGAGACGGCAGGTACGCGCCGCCGGCACAAAAACAAAACGGGCGGAGCCGGGCAAGCGCCCGCTCCGCCCCGTGAGTTTCGCGCCGTACTTACAGCGTACGCGCGACTTCGGTGACCTCGAAGACTTCGAACTGGTCGCCTTCCTGGATATCGTTGAAGTTCTTGATCGACATCCCGCATTCGAAGCCCTGACGGACTTCCTTCACGTCGTCCTTGAAGCGCTTCAGCGAATCGAGCTCGCCGGTGTGGATCACCACGTTCTCGCGCAGCACGCGCACCGACGACGTACGCTTGACGAGACCGTCCGTGACCATACAGCCCGCCACCGCGCCGATCTTCGGTACCTTGAAGACCTGACGGACTTCGACCATACCGGTCACGACTTCGCGCTTCTCCGGCGCGAGCATGCCGGACATCGCCGCCTTCACTTCATCTACCGCGTCGTAGATGATGTTGTAGTAGCGGATGTCGATACCGTTCGATTCCGCCAGCTTGCGCGCCTGCGCATCCGCGCGGGTGTTGAAGCCGATGATCACAGCCTTCGAAGCGGTCGCGAGGTTGACGTCGTTTTCGCTGATGCCACCCACCGCACCGTGCACGATCTGCACGCGCACTTCGTCGGTCGACAGCTTTTGCAGCGACTGTACGAGCGCTTCCTGCGAACCCTGCACGTCGGCCTTGACGATAAGCGGCAGGTACTGCACTTCGCCTTCGCCCATCTGTTCGAGCATGTTCTCGAGCTTCGCGGCTTGCTGCTTGGCCAGCTTCACGTCGCGGAACTTGCCTTGACGGAACAGGGCGACTTCACGTGCCTTGCGTTCGTCCGGCATGACGATGACTTCTTCGCCAGCCTGCGGCACTTCCGACAGACCCTGGATTTCGACCGGAATCGACGGACCTGCCGACTTCGTCGGCTTGCCGGTTTCGTCGAGCATCGCTCGCACACGACCGTACGCACTACCGGCCAGCACCACGTCGCCGCGGTTCAGCGTACCGGACTGCACGAGGATCGTCGCGACCGGGCCCTTGCCCTTGTCGAGCTTCGCTTCGATGACGAGACCCTTCGCCGGTGCGTCGACCGGTGCGGTGAGCTCGAGCACTTCGGCCTGCAGCAGCACGTTTTCGAGCAGATCGTCGATGCCCGCGCCGGTTTTCGCCGACACCGACACGAACGGCGATTCACCACCATACTCTTCCGGCACGACGCTTTCCGCGACGAGCTCCTGCTTCACGCGATCCGGATTCGCATCCGGCTTGTCGATCTTGTTGATCGCTACGACGAGCGGCACGCCGCCTGCCTTCGCATGCGCAATCGCTTCCTTTGTCTGCGGCATCACGCCGTCGTCGGCAGCGACCACCAGAATCACGATGTCGGTCGCCTTCGCGCCGCGTGCCCGCATCGCGGTGAACGCTTCGTGGCCTGGCGTATCGAGGAACGTGATGACGCCACGCGGCGTTTCGACGTGATACGCGCCGATGTGCTGCGTGATACCACCCGCTTCGCCCGCCGCAACCTTCGCGCGCCGGATGTAGTCGAGCAGCGAGGTCTTGCCGTGGTCGACGTGACCCATCACCGTGACAACCGGCGGACGCGGCAACGATTCCGCGTCGGAAACTTCTTCGCCTTCGACCAGCAGTGCTTCCGGATCGTCCAGCTTTGCCGCGACTGCATGGTGACCCAGTTCCTCGACGATGATCATCGCCGTTTCCTGGTCCAGCATCTGGTTGATCGTCACCATCTGGCCGAGCTTCATCATCGACTTGATGACTTCCGAAGCCTTCACCGCCATCTTGTGCGCGAGGTCGGCAACGGTAATCGTTTCCGGCACGTGCACTTCGCGGACGATCGGTTCGGTCGGCGCCTGGAATGTCGTATTCGCGTCCTGATGCTTGCCGCGACCCTTCGGACCACCGCGCCAGCCGCGATCGACGCCACCGCTCGTGTCGCCGCGCGTCTTGATACCGCGGCGCTTCGCTGCGTCGTCTTGCCAGCCGGCCTTGCCGCCTGGCTTCTTCTTGTCGCCCGCGCCTGCCGACGGAGCGGCCGTCGTCGTCGTGGTCGTCGTAGCCGGCTTCTTCGGCGCCGGACGCGTACCCGCTTCGCCCGCCGGACGCGCCGGCTTGTGCAGCGTGCCCTTCGCTTCGGCCGCCTTGGCAGCAGGTTGCTCGACCGGTTTCACCGGTTCGGGCGCCTTCACCTGCGCCTTGCGCGGCGTGTTCATCATTTCGCGGATCGCGCGAGCTTCGGCCTCGGCCGCCGCACGGCGACGCGTAATTTCCTGCTGTTCGGCGCGGGCTTTTTCGGACGCTTCGCGTGCGGCGTCTTCCGCCTTCTTCGCGGCTTCGCGTTGCGCGGCACGTTCGGCCGCAGCGCGTTGTTCGTCTTCCTGCTCGGGCTCGCGGGCCTCCGCTTCGACGGCTTCCGCCGCGAGTGCCTTCGCAGCCGCTTCAGCCGCGAGACGCTTCTTCGTCGCAGCTTCGTCTTCCGCGCGACGGCGTTCGGCTTCGGCCGCTTCCTCACGTGCACGACGGTCGGATTCTTCTCGCTCGAGAAGCTCCTGGCGCTCCTTCAGCTCCTGAGCCTGCTTCTCGAGCAGCTCCGCTTCATGACGCGCTTCTTCCTCACGACGCTGCAATTCAGCTTCGTCGACCTCAGCCACCTGAGCCGATGCTTCCGCTCCCTGCTCGGCCGCCTCATCGCGGCGGACGAACGTGCGCTTCTTGCGCACCTCGACCTGAATGGTACGAGCCTTACCCGTCGAATCGGACTGCTTGATCTCCGACGTATGCCGTTTCGTCAGCGTGATCTTGCGCTTGTCTGCATCAGTCGAGCCGTGAGACTTGCGCAAGTGGTCGAGCAGACGCGCCTTGTCCGTTTCGGACAGGGTGTCGTCTTCGTTCGCTTTGGTCACGCCTGCGGCCTGCAGCTGCTCGAGCAGCACGCCTGCAGGCATTTTCAGTTCAGCGGCAAATTGGGCTACGTTGTTACTCGCCATTCATTCCTCTTAGTGCAAGGACCGATTCCTTGCGGTTAACATCGGTTCGTGCGGCCTCGCGGCCGCGTCAATTTAGTGGGCCATGGTCATTTCTCACTGGAACCAGTGTTCACGTGCTTTCATGATCAGTGCCTTGGCGGCTTCCTCGTCGATGCTGGTCATCTCAACCAGTTCGTCGACCGCCAGTTCCGCCAGATCGTCGCGAGTCTGGATCTGATGTTCGGCCAGCTTCGCGAGCAGGTCGGCATCCATACCGTCAAGGCTCTTCAGATCGAGTGCGACATTCTCGACCTTTTCTTCGTTTGCGATCGCCATCGTCAGCAGTGCGTCACGCGCGCGGTTGCGCAGCTCGTGCACCGTGTCTTCGTCGAAGGCTTCGATCTCGAGCATCTCGTTGAGCGGCACATAGGCAATCTCTTCGAGGCTCGTAAAGCCCTCGTCGATCAGGATGTCGGCGACTTCCTCGTCGACATCGAGACGCGCCATGAACAGGTCGCGCAGAATCCCGCGTTCCTGATTCTGCTTTTGCGCAGATTCGTCCGGCGTCATGATGTTGATCTGCCAGCCGGTGAGTTCGCTGGCAAGACGCACGTTCTGGCCGCTGCGGCCGATTGCGACCGCCAGTTCGGTTTCGTCTACGACGACGTCCATCGAATGCTTTTCTTCATCGACGACGATCGACTGGACGGCTGCCGGCGCGAGCGCACCGATCACGAACTGGGCGGGATCTTCCGACCATAGCACGATGTCGACGTTTTCGCCACCGAGCTCATTGCGCACTGCCTGCACGCGCGAACCGCGAATGCCGACGCAGGTGCCGATCGGGTCAATGCGCTTGTCGTACGCGACCACGCCGATCTTCGCACGCACGCCAGGATCGCGTGCAGCCGCCTTGATTTCCAGCAGGCCCTGTTCGATTTCCGGCACTTCCATCTCGAACAGCTTCATCAGGAATTCGGGCGCGGTGCGCGACAGTTCGATCTGCGGACCGCGCGCGGTGCGATCGACCTTCGCGATATACGCACGCACACGATCGCCGACGCGCAGGTTTTCCTTCGGAATCAGCTGGTCGCGGCGCAGCAGCGCTTCGACGCGGCCCGATTCGACGATGAAGTTACCCTTGTCGAGACGCTTGACCGTGCCGGTCATGATGTTTTCGCCACGCTCGAGGAAATCGTTCAGGATCTGCTCGCGTTCAGCGTCGCGCACCTTCTGCAGGATCACCTGCTTGGCGGCCTGCGCACCGATACGGCCGAACTCGATCGACGGCACCGGTTCTTCAATGAAGTCGTCGAGTTGTGCGTCTGCCTTCTGCTCGCGTGCTTCGAACAGCAGGATTTCCTGGTCCGGCTCCTGCAGCCCGGCTTCGTCGGGAACGACGCGCCAGCGGCGATAGGTTTCGTGCTCTCCGCTTTCACGGTCGATATGGACGCGGATATCCGCGTCTTCGGCGAAGAGTTTCTTGGAGGCCGAAGCGAGCGCCGCCTCGAGAGCGGCAAATACGACGTCCTTGTCGACGTTCTTTTCGCGTGCCAGCGCATCCACCAGCATCAACACTTCGCGACTCATTGTTTGCGGCTCCTAAAGTCAACTTTGGGGATCAGGCGGGCTTTATCGATATCCGCGAGCGTGAAATCGAGCATCGCGGCCCCTTCCTTCCCCTCAAATTCCAGACCGATCGTTTCGCCGTCCGGCGCATGCAGGATGCCCCGGTACGATTTCCGTCCGTCCAATGGCTTTTTCAATGTGATCACCACTTCGCTGCCTGCGAAGCGTTCGAAATCCGCCAGTTTTTTCAGCGGGCGGTCGAGACCCGGCGACGACACTTCGAGCCGCTCGTATTCGATGTTTTCGACCGTCAGAACGTGCTGGAGCTGACGCGTGACCTTTTCGCAATCTTCAATCGCAATGCCGGCGGGCTGATCGATAAAGACGGTCAACATGCCGTGCCCGGTGCGCTCGAGATCGACGAGCTCGTAGCCGAGACCCGAGACCGTGGTTTCTATCAGTTCCGTCAAATGCACAATGCGCCCTTTAAGATGTTCGCGCGGCAAGCCTCTGCGACCATCTCACCTCGCGGGCTGCGCGCCAAGCCGGCGCACGTATGGTGCTACCCGAGATGCCGAACCACGATGAATCGAGCGGCAAAAAAAAATGGGCTAAACGCCCATCATCTTGTTGCCAGTGGTCGCACCTGAGCCGCACATAAAAAGCCGCACGCCCAGCGACTTCGTGATTTTAGCCTTTTTCCGCTGCAAACGCAAACCGCAGAAGGGCCGCCGATGCCCTTCGCCGTTCGATTTCGCGGGTTTCTTCGCGAGTTCACGGGGCTTTTTCGTCATCGCCCGCAGTTCGCAGAGGATGCTCGGCACGTGGCCTGTACAAACCTCGCATCGAGGCCGACTTGCCCCGCTCCCGTCAAGCGCGACTGCCGGCCACACGGCCGGCACCTGGCCTGGCGCTCGTGTTCAGCGCCCGCGCGACCGGTTGCGAGGTGCGCCGCGCGGTGCACCGCCGTTGCGGCTACCGCCGCCGTTCGCGGCGTTCGGATTGCCGCCCGTGCGATTACCGTTACCGCCGCTGCCGCCGCGATTTGCGCCAGGCGACCGGTTGCTACCGGTACCAGCATTGCCGCCCCCAGCCCGTGCGCCTGCGCCTGCGCGATTACCATTGCCCGACGGCGCCCGGTTGCCGTCGACGTCCCCGCGACCGCCGCGATTGCCGCCACGGTTGCCAGCGGGTCCACCGCCAAGGCCAGAACCTGCATTGCCGAGTGCGCCGAAACCGCCACCCGCGGCTCCACGCGGCCGGCCGCCCGGACGCCCGCGCGGCGTCTGTTGCTGATCGAAGCGACCGTGCGACATCAGCACCGGTTCGCGGTTGATGAAGCCCATCGACGTCTGCATCGGATCGGGTTGTTTGCGCTCAGGCGCGGCATTACGACCGCCCTTCTCTTCGGCGGGTGCCTTCAGGCCAACCGACGCGAGCAGGCTGCGCACCTGATTATCTTCGAGCTCTTCCCAGCGGCCGCGCTTCAAGCCTTTCGGCAGCGAGATCGGGCCGTG
This portion of the Paraburkholderia flava genome encodes:
- a CDS encoding HlyD family efflux transporter periplasmic adaptor subunit yields the protein MSTPQQPAASAQPANNGKRKRMMTLLVIVILIAAIAYGLYYFLVARFHEDTDDAYVNGNVVQITPQVTGTVIAVNADDTQTVKIGDPVVVLDPADSRVALQQAEAQLAQTVRQVRGLFADDNQYQAQVAVRQSDLSRAQDDLRRRMTVAQTGAVSQEEISHARDAVKSAQAGLDAAQQQLASNRALTANTTIADHPNVLAAAAKVRDAYLANARNTLPAPVTGYVAKRSVQVGQRVSPGSPLMAIVPLNSVWVDANFKEVQLKYMRIGQPVELTADVYGSSVKYEGKVVGFSAGTGSAFSLLPAQNATGNWIKVVQRLPVRIAIDPKQLEQHPLRIGLSMQVDVTIKDESGGELGNAPNTVYQTDVFAKYGDEADAEIARIIAANAGPNSGLPQKAASGDAKPAAKLM
- a CDS encoding DHA2 family efflux MFS transporter permease subunit is translated as MAQAQAQLPHPPLEGAQLVIGTIAVSLAVFMNVLDTSIANVSIPSISGDLGVSSDQGTWVITSFAVANAISVPLTGWLTDRIGQVRLFMASIVLFVISSWMCGLAPTLPFLLASRVLQGAVAGPMIPLSQTLLLASYPRAKAPMALSMWAMTTLTAPVAGPILGGWISDNISWPWIFYVNIPVGAVAALATWMIFRKRDSVVKKAPIDGVGLALLITWVGSLQVMLDKGKDLDWFSSTTVVVLALTAVIAFAFFVVWELTAEHPVVDLSLFRLRNFTGGTVALAIGYGLYFGNLVLLPLWLQTDIGYTATDAGLVMAPVGLFAILLSPLTGKILPRTDPRYIATASFLIFALIFWMRSRYTTDVDEFSLMLPTLIQGIGMAGFFIPLVSITLSGLPGNRIPAASGLSNFVRIMCGGIGTSIFQTAWDHRTTMHHAQLTEQANVYNPVFTQSMQQMQNSGFSQSQAHGLFNSMVTQQAAQLGVNDIFFISAGIFVALVGLIWITKPERAGGGDASAAASAAH
- the truB gene encoding tRNA pseudouridine(55) synthase TruB, coding for MTGPKRATERAPERPRIPRRLLDGVLLLDKPIGLSSNDALIRAKRLYLAKKAGHTGTLDPLASGLLPLCFGEATKFSQDLLEADKTYEATMRLGVRTTTGDAEGEAVETRDVGCNEHDVLAALARFRGDIVQVPPMYSALKRDGKPLYEYARAGQVVEREGRAVTIHQLELLACALPDVTFRVTCSKGTYVRTLAEDIGETLGCGAHLVALRRTGVGALTLEHAVTLDALSDATADERDAWLQPVDALLSTFPAVHLDETATRRFLQGQRLRLEEVGSALSQDDVPRVRVYDAENRLLGVARIASGVLAPERLVVTAG
- the rbfA gene encoding 30S ribosome-binding factor RbfA, with translation MPKKRSSPNRNVQIADQIQRDLSELLREVKDPRIGIVTIQSVELTPDYAHAKIFFTTLTGDPQQTLEALIHAAGHLHNQLFKRLHIHTVPTLHFHYDKTIEKAVEMSRLIDEANASRAKDD
- the infB gene encoding translation initiation factor IF-2, with translation MASNNVAQFAAELKMPAGVLLEQLQAAGVTKANEDDTLSETDKARLLDHLRKSHGSTDADKRKITLTKRHTSEIKQSDSTGKARTIQVEVRKKRTFVRRDEAAEQGAEASAQVAEVDEAELQRREEEARHEAELLEKQAQELKERQELLEREESDRRAREEAAEAERRRAEDEAATKKRLAAEAAAKALAAEAVEAEAREPEQEDEQRAAAERAAQREAAKKAEDAAREASEKARAEQQEITRRRAAAEAEARAIREMMNTPRKAQVKAPEPVKPVEQPAAKAAEAKGTLHKPARPAGEAGTRPAPKKPATTTTTTTAAPSAGAGDKKKPGGKAGWQDDAAKRRGIKTRGDTSGGVDRGWRGGPKGRGKHQDANTTFQAPTEPIVREVHVPETITVADLAHKMAVKASEVIKSMMKLGQMVTINQMLDQETAMIIVEELGHHAVAAKLDDPEALLVEGEEVSDAESLPRPPVVTVMGHVDHGKTSLLDYIRRAKVAAGEAGGITQHIGAYHVETPRGVITFLDTPGHEAFTAMRARGAKATDIVILVVAADDGVMPQTKEAIAHAKAGGVPLVVAINKIDKPDANPDRVKQELVAESVVPEEYGGESPFVSVSAKTGAGIDDLLENVLLQAEVLELTAPVDAPAKGLVIEAKLDKGKGPVATILVQSGTLNRGDVVLAGSAYGRVRAMLDETGKPTKSAGPSIPVEIQGLSEVPQAGEEVIVMPDERKAREVALFRQGKFRDVKLAKQQAAKLENMLEQMGEGEVQYLPLIVKADVQGSQEALVQSLQKLSTDEVRVQIVHGAVGGISENDVNLATASKAVIIGFNTRADAQARKLAESNGIDIRYYNIIYDAVDEVKAAMSGMLAPEKREVVTGMVEVRQVFKVPKIGAVAGCMVTDGLVKRTSSVRVLRENVVIHTGELDSLKRFKDDVKEVRQGFECGMSIKNFNDIQEGDQFEVFEVTEVARTL
- the nusA gene encoding transcription termination factor NusA, translating into MSREVLMLVDALAREKNVDKDVVFAALEAALASASKKLFAEDADIRVHIDRESGEHETYRRWRVVPDEAGLQEPDQEILLFEAREQKADAQLDDFIEEPVPSIEFGRIGAQAAKQVILQKVRDAEREQILNDFLERGENIMTGTVKRLDKGNFIVESGRVEALLRRDQLIPKENLRVGDRVRAYIAKVDRTARGPQIELSRTAPEFLMKLFEMEVPEIEQGLLEIKAAARDPGVRAKIGVVAYDKRIDPIGTCVGIRGSRVQAVRNELGGENVDIVLWSEDPAQFVIGALAPAAVQSIVVDEEKHSMDVVVDETELAVAIGRSGQNVRLASELTGWQINIMTPDESAQKQNQERGILRDLFMARLDVDEEVADILIDEGFTSLEEIAYVPLNEMLEIEAFDEDTVHELRNRARDALLTMAIANEEKVENVALDLKSLDGMDADLLAKLAEHQIQTRDDLAELAVDELVEMTSIDEEAAKALIMKAREHWFQ
- the rimP gene encoding ribosome maturation factor RimP, coding for MHLTELIETTVSGLGYELVDLERTGHGMLTVFIDQPAGIAIEDCEKVTRQLQHVLTVENIEYERLEVSSPGLDRPLKKLADFERFAGSEVVITLKKPLDGRKSYRGILHAPDGETIGLEFEGKEGAAMLDFTLADIDKARLIPKVDFRSRKQ